One Rhinoderma darwinii isolate aRhiDar2 chromosome 6, aRhiDar2.hap1, whole genome shotgun sequence DNA window includes the following coding sequences:
- the C6H2orf69 gene encoding mitochondrial protein C2orf69 homolog, whose product MRTLRTALRSARRLLLHTMAGVVSMCAGVSAIHEPYSLFRLPNVPGTESAKCNDVLLCPPRTRAQRPHHVVYFPGDVQNYQDIMADHSENFRWKRWSLEDISAILSERFPASYIWIIKPSRMHLHKFSCYDNFVASNMFGAPEHSAEPAAFKQLYSLLVNAFTMAQNVLLSQSNKYIITKDYSHSVYSTNGCHPEEADISCFSEDPSVYLGVPSVNGSLSFTLIGFSKGCVVLNQLLHELEEAKKDNEIRSFVANIESMYWLDGGHSGGGNTWITCPHILKVFAHTGITVHTHVTPYQVSDSMRSWIGEEHRKFTQLLKGYNVMVDDHLHFNYEAPSLDNHFRVHKVF is encoded by the exons ATGCGCACTTTACGTACAGCCCTGCGCTCGGCCCGGCGTCTGCTGCTTCACACTATGGCCGGAGTGGTCAGCATGTGTGCAGGGGTGAGCGCCATTCATGAGCCCTACTCGCTGTTCAGACTCCCGAATGTGCCGGGGACTGAGTCTGCCAAGTGTAACGACGTGCTGCTGTGCCCGCCCCGGACCAGAGCTCAGAGGCCGCATCATGTCGTCTATTTCCCGGGAGACGTGCAG AATTACCAGGACATCATGGCAGATCACTCCGAGAATTTCCGGTGGAAGCGCTGGAGCCTAGAAGATATCTCTGCCATTTTATCTGAACGGTTTCCCGCAAGCTATATCTGGATCATAAAGCCGTCCCGCATGCACCTGCATAAATTCAGCTGCTATGACAACTTTGTGGCCAGTAACATGTTTGGCGCTCCGGAGCACAGTGCGGAACCGGCCGCTTTTAAGCAGCTTTATTCATTGCTTGTAAATGCTTTCACAATGGCACAAAATGTTCTTCTTTCCCAAAGTAATAAGTATATTATTACCAAAGACTACAGTCATTCCGTGTATTCTACCAATGGTTGCCATCCTGAAGAAGCGGACATCTCTTGCTTCTCCGAGGACCCTTCAGTTTACCTTGGTGTGCCGTCCGTAAACGGTTCCCTCTCATTCACTTTGATTGGGTTCAGTAAAGGCTGCGTCGTATTGAATCAACTGCTCCATGAATTGGAAGAAGCGAAAAAGGATAACGAGATCCGATCTTTTGTTGCCAACATAGAATCCATGTACTGGCTGGACGGAGGCCATTCTGGAGGCGGCAACACATGGATAACCTGCCCACACATATTAAAAGTATTTGCTCACACAGGGATTACAGTTCACACTCATGTCACTCCTTATCAAGTCAGCGACTCAATGCGTTCCTGGATCGGGGAAGAACACCGGAAGTTCACACAGCTTCTTAAAGGTTATAATGTAATGGTTGATGATCACTTACATTTTAACTATGAGGCACCTTCATTGGATAACCATTTCCGAGTCCataaagttttctga